The Felis catus isolate Fca126 chromosome X, F.catus_Fca126_mat1.0, whole genome shotgun sequence genome includes a region encoding these proteins:
- the MORF4L2 gene encoding mortality factor 4-like protein 2 produces MSSRKQGSQTRGQQSAEEDNFKKPSRSNMQRSKMRGASSGKKTAGSQQKNVEPALPGRWGGRSAENPPSGSVRKTRKNKQKTPGNGDGGSTSEAPQPPRKKRARADPTVESEEAFKNRMEVKVKIPEELKPWLVEDWDLVTRQKQLFQLPAKKNVDAILEEYANCKKSQGNVDNKEYAVNEVVAGIKEYFNVMLGTQLLYKFERPQYAEILLAHPDAPMSQVYGAPHLLRLFVRIGAMLAYTPLDEKSLALLLGYLHDFLKYLAKNAASLFTASDYKVASAEYHRKAL; encoded by the coding sequence ATGAGTTCCAGAAAGCAGGGTTCTCAAACTCGTGGACAACAATCTGCAGAAGAAGACAACTTCAAAAAACCAAGTAGAAGCAATATGCAGAGAAGTAAGATGAGAGGGGCCTCTTCAGGAAAGAAGACTGCTGGTTCACAGCAGAAGAATGTGGAACCAGCTCTCCCAGGCAGATGGGGGGGTCGCTCTGCAGAGAACCCCCCTTCAGGATCAGtgaggaagacaagaaagaacaaacagaagaCTCCTGGAAATGGAGATGGTGGCAGTACCAGCGAAGCACCTCAGCCACCTCGGAAGAAAAGGGCCCGGGCAGACCCCACTGTCGAAAGTGAGGAGGCATTTAAGAATAGAATGGAAGTTAAAGTGAAGATTCCTGAAGAATTAAAACCATGGCTTGTTGAGGACTGGGACTTAGTTACCAGGCAGAAGCAGCTGTTTCAACTCCCTGCTAAGAAAAATGTAGATGCTATTCTGGAGGAGTACGCAAATTGTAAGAAGTCGCAGGGAAATGTTGATAATAAGGAATATGCAGTTAATGAAGTTGTGGcaggaataaaagaatatttcaatgTGATGTTGGGCACTCAGCTGCTCTACAAATTTGAGAGGCCCCAGTATGCCGAAATCCTCTTGGCTCACCCTGATGCGCCAATGTCCCAGGTTTATGGAGCCCCACATCTACTGAGATTATTTGTAAGAATCGGAGCAATGTTGGCGTATACGCCCCTTGATGAGAAGAGCCTTGCATTATTGTTGGGCTATTTGCATGATTTCCTAAAATATCTGGCAAAGAATGCTGCGTCTCTGTTTACTGCCAGTGATTACAAAGTGGCTTCAGCTGAGTACCACCGCAAAGCCCTGTGA